The sequence CAGGTGATTGTTTCCAATATCTATTCCGTCGCCGCGCTGGCTCGCTCCGCCGGCGCCGAGGTGGCCGATCTCGGCATTCTCCGTGATACGATGGCGGCAACGCGGGCCGGCGTGCGCGCCGCGCTGGACGGCGGCTTCGACGTGCTGGTGACAACGGGCGGCGCTTCGGTCGGCGACCACGACCTCATCGCGCCGGCGCTCACCGCCGAGGGCATCGCCCTCGCCGTGCACAAGATCGCGCTGCGGCCCGGCAAGCCGCTGATGTTCGGCCGAGGCGCGCAGACGCAGGTGCTCGGCCTGCCGGGCAACCCGGTCTCGGCGCATGTGTGCGCGCTGCTGTTCCTGGTTCCGCTGATCAAGGCCCTGCAAGGACTGCCGGTGCCGGCCCATCCCGCGCTTGAGCCCGCTCGGCTCGCCAGCGACGTGTCGGCGAATGAGCAGCGCATGGATTTCCAGCGCGCCGAAATCGTCGGCGACGCCGAGGGGCTGCCGCTGGTGCGGGCGCTGCCGGTGCAGGACAGTTCCATGCTGCGCCAGCTCGCCCGCGCCGATGCTCTCCTTGTTCGCCGCCCGCATGCTCCGGCCGCCAAGGCTGGCGAGATGTGCGAGATTCTGCGGCTGGAGGATTGACGCCGCCCCGTCGCGCCTGTGTGCTCGGCCACGAACGGTTGAAATGAGGGGCGGCCATGGAGATCAATCTTCCGGAGGTGCTGGCGGAGGTCCGCACGGCCTTCGAGCGTTACGAGCGCGCGCTGGTCGAAAACGACCTCGCTGAGCTCGACGCGCTGTTCTGGGATGATGCACGCACCATCCGCTATGGCGGCGGCGAGAACCTTTACGGTATCGAAGCGATCCGCGCCTTCCGCGCTGCGCGCCCGCCGACGGGCCTCGCGCGCACGCTGGAAGGCACCGTCATCACCACCTATGGCCGCGACATGGCGGTCGCCTCCACACTGTTCCGGCGGCCTGCGACCCCGGGTCGGGTAGGTCGCCAGATGCAGACCTGGCGGCGCCTGCCGGAAGGCTGGAAGGTCGTCGCCGCCCATGTAAGTGTCATCGACGAGCCTGTGTGAACTCTTGGTGACGCCGAGCCGCAGGGATATGGATGAGCACGGCTCTCCGGCATGCGGGCGGCCGAATGGGTTTTCTGTGCGCTCATGACCGTGCTGCCTCTCCGCCTCCCGCCCGATCCTTCAGCCCGCACCGGCCGGAAAACGCGCGCCGAGGAGCTGCGCATGCAACTGGCCGACGAGATCACCCGCGGAACGCTGCCGCCGGGGGCCTCGCTTGACGAGACGGCGCTCGCTGCCCGCTTCGGTGTATCGCGCACCCCGGTCCGCGAAGCGCTGCGCGAACTGGTCGCCTCCGGTCTGGTCGACGCCCGCCCGCATCGCGGCGCCGTGGTGGCGCGCCCCAGCGTCGCCCGGCTGCAGAACATGTTCGAGGTGAT is a genomic window of Ancylobacter sp. IITR112 containing:
- the glp gene encoding gephyrin-like molybdotransferase Glp, which gives rise to MALMPVEEALALLLSTAAPLGAETVPLDAAAGRVLAAPVVAGRTTPGADVSAMDGYAVRADDVTHVPVTLEILGESAAGRPFSGPVRPGTAVRIFTGAVLPEGADAIVIQEDTVRDGNSATLTEAATPGRHIRRAGGDFASGETLLPAGHRLRARDLALVAAGDVAKVSVVRRPRVALLSTGDELMRPGEGAEAHQVIVSNIYSVAALARSAGAEVADLGILRDTMAATRAGVRAALDGGFDVLVTTGGASVGDHDLIAPALTAEGIALAVHKIALRPGKPLMFGRGAQTQVLGLPGNPVSAHVCALLFLVPLIKALQGLPVPAHPALEPARLASDVSANEQRMDFQRAEIVGDAEGLPLVRALPVQDSSMLRQLARADALLVRRPHAPAAKAGEMCEILRLED
- the hpxZ gene encoding oxalurate catabolism protein HpxZ is translated as MEINLPEVLAEVRTAFERYERALVENDLAELDALFWDDARTIRYGGGENLYGIEAIRAFRAARPPTGLARTLEGTVITTYGRDMAVASTLFRRPATPGRVGRQMQTWRRLPEGWKVVAAHVSVIDEPV